The DNA region GTCATTGTCATACAACAACTCCTAGGTATGCATCTTCCTAATTCCAATTCAACTGCATAAGAAATACAACTCTTCCCGAAAGACTAGAAAAACTTTTAACGTTTCCTACCGACTAGCTAATAAAATCAGCTATCAAACTAAAAGCATTACATGTGATGCCGGATAAAACTTTAACCGTATAAGAAATACAACTCTTCCCCAAAGactaaaaaaactttttaaagtcTCCTACCGACTAGCTAATAAAATCAGCTATCAAACTAAAAGCATTACATGTGATGCCAGATAAAACTTTAACTGTAAAAGAAAATAGGAGGAAAAAATCTTCAGAGCACACCTTCCTTTTGTTAGATCTGGAACCtttatcatcattatcattatcaccatcatcatcatcattaggCATATAATCCTCATCGTCTTCAACGACCTTGCGTTTCCCTTTACACTTATTGGAGTTCTGAGGTGAACCCATGAAAGAAGATGCCAATTTAGAGAGTCCCAGGGCTTCCAGTTTGGCTTTGTTCTCAGCAATTCTCGATAGCCTCTGCTTCTCGTACTCCGATACTTCGGGCTGTTTTTGCCCATTGCAGTTAGCCTCATCGATTTCTTCTTCTGAACTTGAATTGTCACTTTCTTCCGCTTCTGAATCTGATGGATCGGCTCGAACCATTTCGGGATCAGCTCGATTCAACAATTGAAAAGAGGGTTTCTTGGCGGTGGTTTTTGTTCAGAAGGTTTTCCTTACGGTTACATTCGCCCGCCTTTTaaactgaaattccaattttacccttaacccaaTTCTCAACGACTTGAGTATTGAGAACCTATGTTGTAAAATCCGAATCGGTCCAAATGTTTTGAGTAGGACTCGGTGTTAATTAAAATGTCATTGaactttaattaattgtaaaagtttaatcaaattaccaTATTTATGTCAATATATTCTTGTTGGGACCATGGTTGAAAACTAAATTAATggatcaaatcaaatcaattcaattgatATGTGCTGACCAATCTTATTTAGTAGAATGATACAATGTTTTACCTATAAAACTGTTTTGAATcgcaatttaaaacaattagtTTTACTGTAATTTAAGATTATGTTCATCTTACTTGTCACCATATTTTTGACAATTTGAAAGTTAAATCAAAACCCTTAATTATTAAGGCTCATAAATATATACAGACCCTAtcatcaaattacattttggtcaGTGGAATatcatttaaatgtttttttattttattttttcttgagaCAAGATGTGacaaattttggtatttttaaattaaagaaattaaaattttcaatttttttataaaatagataaaatgtttaatttgtttattttatttttaaaattaaattatttcaattcgaagtaataaaagtataatatcttcgattaaaaaaaaatccataaggAAATGTAATGGTTATGTGCAAGTATTATTATCCACCCGGATTTTGACCCGGTAATCGGCCTAGCCCACGCGCAATGCTAACACGTAAACATGGATGTTGGATCATCGACAATTCAAAGACCACTTAGAACACCTCACTCTCACAGTATTCGTTCATTCTCCTCACGGAAAGCCACAAGAAAACATGCGTTCATATTCACTATAACTGATTTCACCATTCCATTCTCCTCTTAATTCGATGGCCTCGTTTGTGGAAATCGGTCGGTACAATGTGATTCCACTTTCTCTGGCTTCTCTTTGTACTTGTCCATATCGTCCCACATtgaacaaaaccctaattttcaaTCAGAAACGATATCCGAAATTTAATCTCCGTATAGTCTTTGATGGATCCAGACCCATGTTTCGATTTCGCCAATCCGGCATTTCCACTAACCGCCACTTCATTGTCGCTGTTGCGAGAGCTCAGGCGGACCGGCTTGACGAGGACAATGCCAGAGAGGTAATAGTTTCTTTGGTCCTAACTATGTAAAAATATTTGTGTGTgctaattgtttaattttagatCTTTAATTTGGATATGGTACATGGCAcgaatttattatgattatatggTTTAGGGTAATGCAAATTATTTGGTAATTTCAAATTGTTGTTATAATGAAGTCGCTAAATTTGTGTTAGTTTACTTTTTTAATGGTAGAATGGAATTATTGAAATGAGTATGTTGTAGGAAGTTGACAAAGGCAATAATTTACTGGTAATCGAGGATTCAGTTTCAGAACGTCAACAGAAAGCGAGTCAGTTGAAGAAAAGGATTGTTTCTGGACTTGGCATTGGAATCTCTTTCGGGGGTATCATACTGGCTGGAGGATGGGTTTTCACAGTGGCCTTTGCAGCTGCTGTTTTTGTTGGTGCACGTGAGTATTTTGAGTTGGTAAGAAGTCGTGGAATCACTGCAGGAATGACTCCTCCACCTCGATATGTGTCACGAGTTTGCTCTGTTATATGTGCTCTCATGCCCATACTTACCTTGTAAGATTATTAAGTTGCTGTAACTTGTTGTTCAGACACAATCTAAGTGTCTAACAATGGTACAACTGAATCCCTTTGCATGTAGTACATCATGGGATATGTTTTTCTTCAAAGTTTTGCTCTGTTTGGGATGCATATTTGTTGAGGTTGATGTAGCTGACAGTGTGTTTAGCATTTTCTTGAGTTGAGTTTTGTATCTTATGTTTGTGGGGACAATGTAGATCCTTATTTTATCATTCAGCTCCCAAGCAAAAGACAGCTTGGGCTTTCTTAGAAAACGAATATAGGGTAAGCATAAAGTGTAGATTAGGGAATACTGCAAATTTTAACTCGTGCATGAACCAATTACCTTCAATAAGTGAAGCTGAATTTCCGTCTATTTGTtatagaatatttatatacttttctTCTTTACTAATTGTAGTGGGGTGTgacatattgatcttttttagtTTTGACTGTATCCAAATTATTAGTTCTTTCAACaaaacattttgttttgttttaggaGTGCCTgtgaaacaaaatatattttcacttgtttttttgcatttttgatTTTGCATCTTGAACAATGGCCGATGTTGGTTGTTGATAAATGTTGCTGATTAGTTTTTGTAATACATGGGCAGGTACTTTGGCCAAATTGATGTTTCAGTTACATCAGCTGCTTTCGTTGTTGCTACAGCATTACTTTTACAAAGAGGAAATCCTCGTTTTGCTCAGCTGAGTAGCACCATGTTTGGACTGTTTTACTGTGGATATCTTCCTTGTTTTTGGGTTAAGCTTCGA from Mangifera indica cultivar Alphonso chromosome 8, CATAS_Mindica_2.1, whole genome shotgun sequence includes:
- the LOC123224261 gene encoding phosphatidate cytidylyltransferase 4, chloroplastic-like isoform X2, producing the protein MASFVEIGRYNVIPLSLASLCTCPYRPTLNKTLIFNQKRYPKFNLRIVFDGSRPMFRFRQSGISTNRHFIVAVARAQADRLDEDNAREEVDKGNNLLVIEDSVSERQQKASQLKKRIVSGLGIGISFGGIILAGGWVFTVAFAAAVFVGAREYFELVRSRGITAGMTPPPRYVSRVCSVICALMPILTLYFGQIDVSVTSAAFVVATALLLQRGNPRFAQLSSTMFGLFYCGYLPCFWVKLRCGLAAPALNTRIGAKWPVLLGGQAHWTVGLVATLISVSSIIAADTFAFLGGKAFGRTQLTSISPKKTWEGTIVGLGGCIATSVALSQIFRWPTSLLSAVAFGFLNFFGSVFGDLTESMIKRDAGVKDSGSLIPGHGGVLDRVDSYIFTGALAYSFVKTFLPLYGV
- the LOC123224261 gene encoding phosphatidate cytidylyltransferase 4, chloroplastic-like isoform X1; its protein translation is MASFVEIGRYNVIPLSLASLCTCPYRPTLNKTLIFNQKRYPKFNLRIVFDGSRPMFRFRQSGISTNRHFIVAVARAQADRLDEDNAREEVDKGNNLLVIEDSVSERQQKASQLKKRIVSGLGIGISFGGIILAGGWVFTVAFAAAVFVGAREYFELVRSRGITAGMTPPPRYVSRVCSVICALMPILTLYFGQIDVSVTSAAFVVATALLLQRGNPRFAQLSSTMFGLFYCGYLPCFWVKLRCGLAAPALNTSFAGIGAKWPVLLGGQAHWTVGLVATLISVSSIIAADTFAFLGGKAFGRTQLTSISPKKTWEGTIVGLGGCIATSVALSQIFRWPTSLLSAVAFGFLNFFGSVFGDLTESMIKRDAGVKDSGSLIPGHGGVLDRVDSYIFTGALAYSFVKTFLPLYGV